One Deinococcus aerolatus genomic window carries:
- a CDS encoding glycerophosphodiester phosphodiesterase, which produces MTKRGWAGAVLVGLGLLGGLGACSSSGGVEPANPLITGRVWNVAHQGGERLWPSNTMLAFQNAAALGVDMLDTDMHATKDGVLVLAHDDTLDRLTNTRGRIRDLTLSEVREADAGFTLSPDRGKTFPFRGQGVRVATLDELLAGFPDMPLSIEIKQVEPSLGVPFCQALRDAGATSRVVVASFSDVAMGDFRAACPEVMTSMTERELRPLVLLSKVGLAGLAPLPGRAAQVPLTGGGITVVTPSFVKAMHRRGVAVQVWTINDEATMRRLIRMGVDGILTDDPALLRRVLAETGQAGPTGQ; this is translated from the coding sequence ATGACAAAGCGTGGGTGGGCAGGTGCGGTGCTGGTGGGCCTGGGGCTCCTGGGCGGGCTGGGGGCGTGCAGCAGCAGTGGCGGCGTGGAGCCCGCAAACCCGCTGATCACCGGGCGGGTGTGGAACGTGGCGCACCAGGGCGGCGAACGGCTGTGGCCCAGCAACACCATGCTGGCTTTCCAGAACGCGGCGGCGCTGGGCGTGGACATGCTGGACACCGATATGCACGCCACGAAGGACGGCGTGCTGGTGCTGGCACACGATGACACGCTGGACCGCCTGACCAATACCAGGGGCCGCATCCGGGACCTGACGCTCTCGGAGGTGCGCGAGGCCGACGCGGGCTTCACCCTCTCGCCCGATAGAGGCAAGACCTTTCCCTTCCGGGGCCAGGGCGTGCGCGTCGCCACATTGGATGAGCTGCTCGCCGGGTTCCCGGACATGCCGCTGTCCATCGAGATCAAGCAGGTCGAGCCAAGCCTGGGCGTGCCCTTTTGCCAGGCGCTGCGCGACGCCGGGGCCACCTCGCGCGTAGTGGTCGCCAGTTTCAGCGACGTGGCGATGGGCGACTTCCGCGCCGCCTGCCCCGAGGTGATGACCAGCATGACCGAGAGGGAACTGCGTCCGCTGGTGCTGCTGAGCAAGGTGGGGCTGGCTGGGCTGGCCCCATTGCCGGGCCGGGCGGCCCAGGTGCCGCTGACCGGCGGCGGCATCACGGTGGTCACGCCGTCGTTCGTGAAGGCCATGCACCGACGGGGTGTGGCCGTGCAGGTCTGGACCATCAACGACGAGGCCACCATGCGCCGCCTTATCCGCATGGGCGTGGACGGCATCCTGACCGACGATCCGGCGCTGCTGAGACGGGTGCTCGCCGAGACAGGTCAGGCGGGGCCAACAGGGCAATAA
- a CDS encoding secondary thiamine-phosphate synthase enzyme YjbQ: MWHQRELTLRPFPRGFHLITREVLSALPELARVQVGLLHVFIQHTSASLTVSENASPDVRRDFERYFNHAVPDGWADFEHTLEGDDDMAAHIKASVLGASLSLPVRQGRLALGTWQGLYLCEHRDSGGARRLVLTLTGE, from the coding sequence ATGTGGCACCAACGCGAGTTGACCCTCAGACCGTTTCCGCGCGGCTTTCACCTCATCACGCGCGAGGTGCTCTCGGCACTGCCCGAGCTTGCCCGCGTGCAGGTGGGCCTGCTGCATGTCTTCATCCAGCACACCTCCGCCAGCCTGACCGTCAGCGAGAATGCCAGCCCCGACGTGCGGCGCGACTTCGAGCGCTACTTCAACCACGCCGTGCCCGACGGCTGGGCCGACTTCGAGCACACCCTGGAGGGCGATGACGACATGGCTGCGCACATCAAGGCGAGTGTACTGGGCGCCAGCCTGAGCCTCCCGGTGCGGCAGGGACGGCTGGCCCTGGGCACCTGGCAGGGCCTGTACCTGTGCGAGCACCGTGACAGCGGCGGCGCGCGGCGGCTGGTGCTGACGCTGACGGGGGAATAG
- a CDS encoding adenylosuccinate synthase translates to MPGIAILGAQWGDEGKGKITDFLAPQAEYVVRFQGGANAGHTVTAKGQTFKLNLLPSGVLHPGAVSILGDGMVIDADKFLEERQNLLNAGLSPELRISDRAHLVLPHHKYVDGRKDFVGTTGRGIGPAYADRARRVGLRFGDLADDSVLRERLERLLEAKPNSTRDAGWTSVEVALDALAPTREALLPFVQDTGAQLRQAITEGRNVLFEGAQATLLDLNYGTYPFVTSSHPTVGGILVGAGVNHKALHKVYGVAKAFNTRVGHGPFVTEVSGADEILRLRGDGSKPWDEFGTTTGRPRRVGWLDLALLKYAVDVNGLDGLVINKMDILAGLDTIPVCVGYDADGQPVYRNMPGWSTTDGADSRATLPKEAQAYLDLIEETVNCPVVIFSCGPAREQTYGAVNWN, encoded by the coding sequence ATGCCTGGAATTGCAATTTTAGGGGCGCAGTGGGGCGACGAGGGCAAGGGAAAGATCACCGATTTCCTGGCTCCGCAAGCGGAATACGTGGTGCGTTTTCAGGGCGGCGCGAATGCCGGGCACACGGTCACGGCCAAGGGTCAGACCTTCAAGCTGAACCTGCTGCCCAGCGGCGTGCTGCATCCCGGGGCAGTGAGCATCCTGGGGGACGGCATGGTGATCGATGCCGACAAGTTCCTGGAAGAACGCCAGAACCTGCTGAACGCGGGTCTGAGCCCGGAACTGCGCATCAGTGACCGCGCCCATCTGGTGCTGCCACACCACAAGTATGTGGACGGCCGCAAGGATTTCGTGGGCACCACCGGGCGCGGCATCGGCCCGGCCTACGCCGACCGCGCCCGGCGCGTGGGCCTGCGCTTCGGCGACCTGGCCGACGACAGCGTGCTGCGCGAGCGCCTGGAACGGCTGCTGGAGGCCAAGCCCAACAGCACCCGCGACGCGGGCTGGACCAGCGTGGAGGTGGCCCTGGACGCCCTGGCCCCCACCCGCGAGGCGCTGCTGCCCTTCGTGCAGGACACCGGAGCGCAGCTGCGCCAGGCCATCACCGAGGGCCGCAACGTGCTGTTCGAGGGCGCCCAGGCCACGCTGCTGGACCTGAACTACGGCACCTACCCATTCGTGACCAGCTCCCACCCCACCGTGGGCGGCATCCTGGTCGGCGCGGGCGTCAACCACAAGGCGCTGCACAAGGTGTACGGCGTCGCCAAGGCCTTCAACACCCGCGTCGGGCATGGTCCCTTCGTCACCGAGGTCTCGGGGGCAGACGAGATCCTGCGCCTGCGCGGCGACGGCAGCAAGCCCTGGGACGAGTTCGGCACGACCACCGGCCGCCCACGCCGGGTGGGCTGGCTGGACCTGGCGCTGTTGAAATACGCCGTGGACGTCAACGGCCTCGACGGTCTGGTCATCAACAAGATGGACATCCTGGCGGGCCTGGACACCATTCCCGTATGCGTGGGCTATGACGCCGACGGTCAGCCGGTCTACCGGAACATGCCAGGCTGGTCCACCACCGACGGCGCAGACAGCCGCGCCACGCTGCCCAAGGAGGCCCAGGCCTACCTGGACCTGATCGAGGAGACCGTGAACTGCCCGGTCGTGATCTTCTCCTGCGGCCCGGCCCGCGAGCAGACCTACGGCGCGGTGAACTGGAACTGA
- a CDS encoding HAD family hydrolase, which produces MNWPWRPAGVLFDMDGVLTANNAFHRQAWQEVAAEVLGLNLTEHDLDTKVDGGRNPEIIERLTGRYPEAALSARFHDAKEGRYRDLGSGQLREVAGLSAYLDVLEGRGIPYSLVTSADRVNVEFGMKALGLGARFATRVLGEDVTRGKPHPEPFLLGAERLGLNAADCLAHEDAVNGVRSAAGAGCRVVALSTTASEAVLLAAGAALAVPDFTGWAAWLA; this is translated from the coding sequence GTGAACTGGCCGTGGCGTCCGGCGGGCGTACTGTTCGACATGGACGGCGTGTTGACCGCCAACAACGCCTTTCACCGGCAGGCGTGGCAGGAGGTGGCCGCCGAGGTGCTGGGCCTGAACCTGACCGAGCACGATCTGGACACTAAGGTGGACGGCGGGCGCAACCCGGAGATCATCGAGCGGCTGACCGGCCGGTATCCGGAGGCCGCGCTGAGCGCCCGCTTCCACGATGCCAAGGAGGGCCGCTACCGCGATCTGGGCTCTGGGCAGCTGCGCGAGGTCGCGGGCCTCAGCGCGTATCTGGACGTGCTGGAGGGGCGCGGCATTCCCTACAGCCTGGTCACCAGCGCGGACCGCGTGAATGTGGAGTTCGGGATGAAGGCGCTGGGCCTGGGGGCACGCTTCGCAACCCGCGTGCTGGGCGAGGACGTCACGCGTGGCAAGCCCCACCCGGAGCCGTTTCTGCTGGGGGCAGAGAGGCTGGGCCTGAACGCTGCCGACTGTCTGGCCCATGAGGACGCGGTCAACGGGGTCAGGAGCGCCGCCGGGGCCGGCTGCCGCGTGGTGGCCCTGAGCACCACCGCCTCCGAGGCTGTCCTGCTGGCGGCGGGGGCTGCGCTGGCCGTGCCGGACTTCACGGGCTGGGCCGCGTGGCTGGCCTGA
- a CDS encoding hydroxyacid-oxoacid transhydrogenase, protein MNDERERIFTVEATPVKFGPGAALDTGWELRRLGARRVFFVVDPEVLRLGLADAVLDSVRTEGIEVTVYSDVETEPTLACFERAVAAARAADADAFSALGGGSAIDIAKVANLVVSDGGAIMEYVNAPVGGGRQPAGALRPLLAIPTTPGSGSEATTVAILDLPELRIKTGISHRRLRPTQAIVDPELTRSAPAAVIASAGLDVVCHAAESFLSRPYTSRPRPASPAERPPYQGSNPVADLWSAQAIRNGGEFLRRAVRDAGDGEARGAMMLSATMAGVGFGSAGVHIPHACAYPIAGLKHQYRHPGYPGDKKFVPHGFSVIVTSPAAFRFTFDSAPARHIQAATMLSGQVYEADDRDALPDALLALMRDVDAPLGVREFGYDDSDIPALVDGAMKQQRLLNVAPRTPTADDLARIFEESMG, encoded by the coding sequence ATGAACGACGAACGGGAGAGGATTTTTACCGTGGAGGCCACGCCGGTCAAGTTTGGTCCCGGCGCGGCGCTGGACACTGGCTGGGAGCTGCGGCGGCTGGGGGCGCGGCGGGTGTTTTTCGTGGTGGACCCCGAAGTGCTGCGGCTGGGGCTGGCCGACGCCGTGCTGGACAGTGTCCGCACCGAGGGCATTGAAGTCACCGTGTATTCGGACGTGGAAACCGAGCCGACGCTGGCGTGCTTCGAGCGGGCCGTGGCGGCGGCGCGTGCAGCTGACGCCGACGCCTTCTCCGCATTGGGCGGCGGCAGCGCCATCGACATCGCCAAGGTGGCGAATCTGGTGGTCTCGGACGGGGGCGCGATCATGGAGTACGTGAACGCGCCGGTGGGTGGGGGCCGTCAGCCGGCGGGGGCGCTGCGCCCGCTGCTGGCCATTCCCACCACCCCCGGCAGCGGCTCGGAGGCCACCACCGTCGCCATCCTCGACCTGCCGGAACTGCGGATCAAGACGGGCATCAGCCACCGCCGTCTGCGGCCCACGCAGGCCATTGTGGACCCGGAGCTGACCCGCAGCGCCCCCGCCGCCGTGATTGCCTCGGCGGGGCTGGACGTGGTGTGCCACGCCGCCGAGAGTTTTCTGAGCCGCCCGTACACCAGCCGCCCGCGTCCCGCCAGCCCCGCCGAGCGTCCGCCCTACCAGGGCAGCAATCCGGTGGCGGACCTGTGGTCCGCGCAGGCCATCCGCAACGGTGGCGAGTTTCTGCGCCGCGCCGTGCGGGACGCCGGAGACGGCGAGGCCAGGGGCGCCATGATGCTCTCGGCCACCATGGCGGGCGTGGGCTTCGGTTCGGCGGGCGTGCACATCCCCCACGCCTGCGCGTACCCCATCGCGGGCCTGAAGCACCAGTACCGCCACCCCGGCTATCCCGGCGATAAGAAGTTCGTGCCGCACGGCTTCAGTGTGATCGTGACCTCGCCCGCCGCCTTCCGTTTCACCTTCGACAGCGCGCCGGCGCGGCACATCCAGGCCGCCACCATGCTCAGCGGGCAGGTCTATGAGGCCGACGACCGGGACGCCCTGCCGGACGCGCTGCTCGCGCTGATGCGCGACGTGGACGCCCCGCTGGGGGTGCGTGAATTCGGCTACGACGACTCGGACATTCCCGCGCTGGTGGACGGGGCCATGAAACAGCAGCGTCTGCTGAACGTCGCCCCGCGCACGCCCACAGCAGACGATCTGGCGCGGATCTTTGAGGAGTCGATGGGCTGA
- a CDS encoding YraN family protein, whose amino-acid sequence MKGADAEDRAAAHLRGLGREVLARNYRMPGGEIDIVSRETAPDGTGGTLVFTEVRQRRQSRYGSAAESVTPRKLALMHRAALTYLTRELGRDDLPCRLEVLTIDGPAETGEIHLLDVVE is encoded by the coding sequence GTGAAGGGCGCGGACGCCGAGGACCGCGCCGCGGCCCACCTGCGGGGCTTGGGCCGCGAGGTGCTGGCCCGCAACTACCGCATGCCCGGCGGCGAGATCGACATCGTGTCGCGCGAGACCGCTCCCGACGGAACGGGCGGCACACTGGTGTTCACTGAAGTGCGGCAGCGCCGCCAGAGTCGTTACGGCAGCGCTGCCGAGAGCGTCACGCCGCGCAAACTGGCGCTGATGCACCGGGCCGCGCTGACATACCTGACCCGTGAGCTGGGCCGCGATGACCTGCCGTGCCGTCTGGAGGTATTGACCATCGACGGTCCCGCAGAAACGGGCGAGATCCACCTGCTGGACGTGGTGGAGTAG